In the genome of Solibacillus silvestris, one region contains:
- a CDS encoding transcriptional regulator has translation MDRNFIIQITSESLKLIRTENNYTQDKMAEILGISKKTLVQIEKERTYANWTTTIAICALFRHSETLQNRIGGDPMEVIELTAHNVIITPREKTMGGYVWWKNIDEFKHHRLQQNLLSKHYRILDDENYRIISTFDEDVVMEKWQAIKSIV, from the coding sequence ATGGATCGAAATTTTATCATTCAAATAACATCGGAAAGTTTGAAACTTATCCGAACGGAAAATAATTACACGCAAGATAAAATGGCCGAAATTTTAGGCATTTCGAAAAAGACGCTCGTACAGATCGAGAAAGAGCGTACTTATGCAAACTGGACAACGACGATTGCGATCTGTGCCCTCTTCCGTCATAGCGAAACATTACAAAACCGTATTGGCGGCGACCCGATGGAAGTCATTGAACTTACCGCACATAATGTCATCATTACCCCACGTGAAAAAACAATGGGCGGTTATGTTTGGTGGAAGAACATCGACGAATTTAAACACCACCGACTTCAGCAAAATCTTTTAAGCAAGCATTACCGCATTTTAGATGACGAAAATTATCGAATCATTAGTACGTTTGATGAAGATGTCGTAATGGAAAAATGGCAAGCAATAAAATCTATTGTTTAA
- a CDS encoding MFS transporter — MKKINVAQVIADSKFNRFHFSLLAWCFLIILFDGYDLVVYGTVVPVLIEEWGLTTVQAGAIGSYGLFGMMFGAIILGILADRIGRKKVTAISIVLFSLFTVLCGFTTNVLLFSIFRFFAGLGLGGIMPNVIALLTDYSPKKMRSMVVSIVLCGYSVGGMLAPILGILIMPSLGWESIFWVAGIPLLLLPLMYKKLPESAVYLARRGKTEELFKNLRKVDPNITFDGTEELEHIPVDNSKVPVVGLFNNKRGLSTVMFWTAFFSCLLMVYGLNTWLPKLMIEAGYGLNSSLGFLITLQGGAMVGTIIIARLCDKYGSKKMLVPMYASGAIALTLLGFGGNTFYIYVLVAVAGAATIGAQNIVQAYVSQYYPPNIRSTALGMASGIGRMGGMMGPLLGGFLLSIALPIEMNFIAFAIPGLIAAIALTFVSDKRSYVNMQNVSSENVTATKATLSEAAD; from the coding sequence ATGAAGAAGATTAACGTAGCACAGGTTATTGCAGACAGTAAATTTAACCGCTTTCATTTCAGCTTATTGGCATGGTGTTTTCTCATTATTTTATTTGATGGGTATGATTTAGTGGTCTATGGTACAGTTGTCCCTGTACTAATCGAAGAATGGGGATTGACGACAGTTCAAGCCGGAGCAATTGGCAGTTATGGTTTGTTCGGTATGATGTTTGGTGCGATCATTTTAGGAATTTTAGCAGACCGTATTGGCCGAAAAAAAGTTACCGCGATTTCGATCGTATTATTTAGCTTATTTACAGTCCTATGTGGCTTTACAACAAATGTATTGTTATTTTCAATTTTCCGCTTTTTCGCTGGGTTGGGCCTCGGTGGTATTATGCCGAATGTCATCGCATTATTGACAGATTATTCACCTAAAAAAATGCGCAGTATGGTCGTTTCCATCGTATTATGCGGCTATTCTGTCGGCGGGATGTTAGCCCCTATTTTAGGTATCTTAATTATGCCAAGCTTAGGCTGGGAGTCGATTTTTTGGGTGGCCGGAATTCCATTGCTATTATTACCACTGATGTATAAAAAGCTGCCGGAATCAGCAGTTTACCTTGCTAGAAGGGGAAAGACAGAAGAGTTATTCAAAAATTTACGAAAAGTAGATCCGAATATAACATTTGACGGAACGGAAGAGCTCGAACATATTCCAGTTGATAATTCCAAAGTTCCTGTTGTCGGATTATTTAATAATAAACGTGGTTTAAGTACGGTCATGTTTTGGACAGCGTTTTTCTCATGTCTTTTAATGGTTTATGGCTTAAACACATGGTTGCCAAAGCTCATGATTGAAGCGGGCTATGGATTGAATTCGAGCTTAGGCTTCCTCATTACACTTCAAGGTGGTGCAATGGTCGGCACGATTATTATCGCCCGGTTATGTGATAAATATGGTTCAAAGAAAATGCTCGTTCCGATGTATGCCTCTGGAGCAATCGCTTTAACACTTCTAGGGTTTGGCGGAAATACGTTTTACATTTACGTGCTGGTTGCTGTCGCTGGGGCTGCAACTATTGGTGCTCAAAATATTGTACAAGCTTACGTTTCACAGTACTACCCGCCAAATATCCGTTCCACTGCATTAGGGATGGCATCCGGGATTGGGCGTATGGGCGGCATGATGGGTCCCCTTCTAGGCGGCTTCCTATTATCAATTGCATTGCCGATTGAAATGAACTTCATCGCATTTGCCATTCCGGGTTTAATTGCTGCGATTGCTTTAACATTCGTTTCGGATAAACGCTCATATGTAAATATGCAAAACGTGTCTTCAGAAAATGTTACCGCAACTAAAGCGACCTTATCCGAAGCTGCCGATTAA
- a CDS encoding hybrid sensor histidine kinase/response regulator, with the protein MNKKRKWGIGFKITSGYIILIICLIVSALVLNNQITSLQSERNGVIKYDSQMRMMSNNLERQILNMESSLQRYLITDDETHLDKFNEELATWEASYEELSTIVQDFSSGQEQLEVIHSGIEDWINNIGQPLLNAILANNNEEILSTFDGMQSSVAISDLQQKFTAFRTFETDAIQVKVAELNDQNTALTYSLFGILTLIATATIIIFTIISRNIAGSINEVTDAIQDMNASDGKVRKRITAKTNDEVKDLVLATNSLLTTLENRQWFQTNLAEVVTAYQGVDTLDELGEVLLNSLTTRTHSVYGAFYIQDIRNKNKFNKIAAFAETGDNVGRESFEVGQGFIGQSVKEKRILSYDNKDNSFHYLETALGNIPISNGIIVPVFFGQEVVAVFELASLKPYSQLHRDLIKEVVVHLGVTINSIIGRMEVIRLLNESQAMTEELQVQSEELQTQSEELKMQTEELTTINERLEERTRDAEQKTHELEKVQVELRQSAEQLRQSSNYKSEFLANMSHELRTPLNSILILSEMLAENHENHLSDDELEYAKVIHDSGEDLLNLINDILDLSKVEAGKMDLWFREMDVYEIPQHIQNLFMPIANQKGLELSVDVANDLAEIFHTDVKRFHQVLNNLLSNALKFTEEGSVTVKVDRARITPAMRQLSDTWITVSVTDTGIGIPKNKQNIVFESFQQADGATVRKYGGTGLGLSICREVTKLLGGWITLSSTEGQGSTFTVYLPSLPDGNAAQTNIAVQEAVYTDAAPAMGVSKSIFDEKHILIVDDDYRNIYALRQALEHKGVHILEASNGVECLNILQTATRVDAVLMDIMMPEMDGYETMERIRKDLQLHELPIIALTAKAMKQDQDRAFEAGASDYISKPLNLEQLFSVLTVWLTSGERLRNV; encoded by the coding sequence ATGAATAAAAAACGTAAATGGGGCATTGGCTTCAAAATAACGAGTGGGTATATTATTCTCATAATATGTTTAATCGTTTCGGCGCTTGTCTTAAATAACCAAATAACAAGTTTACAATCAGAACGAAACGGCGTCATTAAATATGATTCCCAAATGCGCATGATGTCAAATAATCTAGAACGTCAAATTCTTAATATGGAATCCTCCTTACAACGTTATTTAATTACAGATGACGAAACTCATCTTGATAAATTTAATGAAGAACTCGCAACATGGGAAGCTTCTTATGAAGAACTAAGCACAATTGTACAGGACTTTTCAAGTGGCCAAGAGCAGTTGGAAGTGATACACAGCGGTATCGAAGATTGGATCAATAATATTGGACAACCTTTATTGAACGCGATACTTGCTAATAATAATGAAGAAATACTTTCGACGTTTGATGGAATGCAAAGCAGTGTGGCAATCAGTGATTTACAGCAAAAGTTCACTGCATTCCGTACTTTTGAAACAGACGCAATTCAAGTAAAAGTTGCGGAGCTTAATGACCAAAATACGGCGTTAACATATAGCCTTTTTGGAATTTTAACATTAATCGCGACGGCTACAATTATCATCTTCACAATTATTTCTCGTAATATCGCAGGGTCGATTAACGAAGTAACCGATGCTATCCAAGATATGAATGCATCAGACGGGAAAGTACGGAAGCGAATTACTGCTAAGACGAACGATGAAGTGAAAGATCTCGTACTGGCAACAAATTCACTTCTAACCACATTGGAGAACCGTCAATGGTTCCAAACAAACTTGGCCGAGGTTGTAACAGCCTACCAAGGTGTCGATACACTCGATGAATTAGGTGAAGTACTGCTGAACTCGTTGACGACACGTACACATTCGGTATATGGCGCATTTTATATTCAAGATATCCGCAATAAAAACAAATTCAATAAGATTGCTGCCTTTGCGGAAACGGGCGATAATGTCGGACGTGAAAGTTTTGAAGTTGGACAAGGCTTCATTGGACAGAGTGTGAAGGAAAAACGGATTTTAAGCTATGATAATAAAGATAATAGCTTCCACTACTTAGAAACAGCACTTGGTAATATTCCAATTTCAAATGGTATTATTGTGCCAGTATTTTTCGGGCAGGAAGTCGTAGCTGTTTTTGAATTAGCTTCACTAAAACCATATAGCCAACTGCATCGTGACCTAATTAAAGAAGTCGTTGTACATTTAGGCGTAACGATTAACAGCATCATCGGTCGTATGGAAGTCATTCGTCTTTTAAATGAATCACAGGCGATGACGGAAGAATTGCAAGTTCAGTCAGAAGAGCTACAAACACAATCTGAAGAACTGAAAATGCAAACAGAAGAACTGACAACAATTAATGAACGTTTAGAAGAACGTACACGTGACGCGGAACAGAAAACACATGAGCTGGAAAAAGTACAGGTTGAGCTGAGACAAAGTGCAGAACAGCTTCGCCAAAGTTCGAATTACAAATCCGAGTTCCTGGCGAATATGTCGCATGAATTGCGAACACCGCTTAACAGTATTTTAATCTTGTCTGAAATGCTCGCGGAAAACCATGAAAACCATCTATCTGATGATGAGCTCGAATATGCAAAAGTCATCCATGATTCAGGTGAAGATTTACTGAACCTGATTAATGACATTCTCGACTTATCAAAAGTGGAAGCCGGAAAAATGGATTTATGGTTCAGAGAGATGGATGTATATGAAATACCACAGCATATTCAAAATTTATTTATGCCGATAGCCAATCAAAAAGGTCTGGAATTATCGGTGGATGTCGCAAATGATCTTGCGGAAATCTTCCATACCGATGTGAAACGATTCCATCAAGTATTAAATAACCTGCTTTCCAATGCGTTGAAGTTTACAGAGGAAGGTTCGGTAACAGTGAAAGTGGATCGAGCACGTATTACACCGGCCATGAGACAGTTAAGCGACACATGGATTACGGTGAGTGTGACAGATACCGGTATCGGTATTCCGAAAAACAAGCAAAATATTGTATTTGAGTCGTTCCAGCAAGCGGACGGTGCTACTGTTCGTAAATATGGCGGAACGGGATTAGGCTTATCAATCTGCCGTGAAGTAACAAAACTTCTTGGCGGCTGGATTACTTTATCAAGTACTGAAGGTCAAGGTAGTACATTTACTGTTTACTTGCCAAGCTTACCTGATGGAAATGCTGCCCAAACGAACATTGCTGTACAGGAGGCTGTTTATACAGATGCTGCTCCGGCAATGGGTGTATCGAAGTCAATATTTGATGAAAAGCATATTTTGATTGTTGATGATGATTACCGTAATATTTACGCATTGCGCCAGGCATTGGAACATAAAGGTGTTCATATTCTAGAGGCATCAAACGGCGTGGAATGTCTGAACATTTTACAGACGGCGACACGTGTTGATGCTGTATTGATGGATATTATGATGCCTGAAATGGACGGATATGAAACAATGGAGCGTATCCGCAAAGATTTACAATTACATGAGCTGCCGATTATTGCATTAACAGCAAAAGCGATGAAGCAAGACCAAGATCGTGCATTTGAAGCAGGGGCTTCCGATTATATTAGTAAGCCTTTAAACTTGGAACAACTATTCTCCGTACTAACGGTATGGCTCACAAGTGGGGAACGTTTACGAAATGTATAG
- a CDS encoding chemotaxis protein CheR: MYRKKLEVRLLLEAVYSLSGFDFRKYNQQSILRRIEHRMRINNFSSISQLTESIIYDKELLKVLLNDFSINVTEMFRDPSFFRAFREEIVPKLKQLDKIRVWHAGCATGEEVYSMAILLQEEGLLDRTMMYATDMNEDVLEKAQLGAFPLHKMQAYTKNYILAGGRESFSQYYKTDDSFASFHPYLSENIMFAQHNLATDKSFQEFDIIICRNVLIYFTPDLQHEVHHLFYDSLAINGYLGLGDKETLQFTPLVSKYRTINATERIYQKRL; the protein is encoded by the coding sequence ATGTATAGAAAGAAGTTAGAAGTCCGCTTATTATTGGAAGCGGTATACTCATTATCAGGATTTGATTTCCGAAAGTATAATCAACAATCAATATTACGACGGATAGAACATCGGATGCGGATTAACAATTTTTCATCAATATCACAATTAACCGAATCGATTATTTACGATAAAGAGTTACTAAAAGTATTACTGAATGATTTCTCGATTAATGTGACAGAAATGTTCCGGGACCCCTCTTTCTTTAGGGCGTTCCGGGAAGAAATCGTTCCTAAGTTGAAGCAGCTTGATAAAATCCGGGTATGGCATGCAGGCTGCGCAACGGGTGAAGAAGTTTATTCCATGGCCATTCTGCTGCAGGAGGAAGGCTTGCTGGACCGCACGATGATGTATGCGACTGACATGAATGAAGATGTGTTGGAAAAAGCACAGCTTGGGGCCTTCCCTCTTCATAAAATGCAAGCCTATACGAAAAATTATATTTTAGCAGGCGGAAGAGAAAGCTTTTCCCAGTATTATAAAACGGATGACAGCTTTGCCTCTTTTCATCCATACTTAAGCGAAAACATCATGTTTGCCCAGCATAATCTGGCAACGGATAAATCGTTTCAGGAATTTGATATTATCATTTGCCGTAATGTGCTCATCTATTTTACACCGGATCTGCAGCATGAAGTACACCATCTCTTTTACGATAGCTTAGCAATAAACGGATATTTGGGTTTAGGCGATAAAGAAACATTGCAATTTACGCCGCTCGTTTCCAAATACCGTACCATTAACGCAACAGAGCGAATCTATCAAAAGAGGTTGTAG
- a CDS encoding response regulator → MTILVVDDNQVNLFVIEKILKSDGYEKFVSVQSAKEMFDYLDPSNAPKCYDVNVILLDVMMPEMDGIEACRILKQNPQWKDIQVIFVTALEDKSKLSEALDVGGIDYITKPINRIELLARIRVGKRLKSELDWHTNQEKIIQSELDLAARVQQSLLSPPVHEPDISITASYLPSSNLAGDLYYWDKLDEDRYAVMLLDMMGHGVSASLVCMYISSVLREAIKKLTDPKRVISELNRYMNLLQNEKENILYYFTGVYFIIDTKQKTVEYVNAGHPKGYALVDGEKTVPITSTSYAVGFVEDIKIEKAVIPYNSSIQIVLFTDGVLEAMGPCDLESEKELCKIASRHWSTDISPIDYLLKGELQHNQPDDMCVLLLRANS, encoded by the coding sequence ATGACCATTCTTGTTGTAGACGATAACCAAGTTAACCTCTTTGTTATTGAAAAAATATTGAAAAGTGATGGTTATGAGAAGTTTGTTTCCGTACAATCTGCAAAAGAAATGTTTGACTACCTAGATCCATCCAATGCCCCTAAGTGCTATGACGTTAATGTTATTTTATTGGATGTTATGATGCCGGAGATGGATGGAATTGAAGCTTGTCGTATATTAAAACAAAATCCACAATGGAAAGATATCCAGGTGATTTTCGTTACCGCTCTTGAAGATAAGTCGAAGCTGTCGGAAGCCTTGGACGTTGGCGGCATTGATTACATAACGAAACCTATTAATCGAATAGAATTATTAGCCCGTATACGTGTAGGGAAACGGTTGAAATCAGAACTGGACTGGCATACAAATCAGGAAAAGATTATTCAAAGTGAGTTGGATCTGGCAGCCCGTGTCCAACAAAGTCTATTAAGTCCGCCTGTTCATGAACCGGATATCTCGATTACGGCTTCTTATTTACCTTCATCGAATTTGGCCGGAGACTTGTACTATTGGGACAAGCTTGATGAAGATCGCTATGCTGTCATGTTATTGGATATGATGGGGCATGGTGTGTCCGCATCGCTTGTTTGTATGTATATTTCATCTGTTTTGCGTGAGGCAATTAAGAAGCTGACAGACCCTAAGCGTGTTATTTCAGAATTGAATCGTTATATGAATTTACTGCAAAATGAAAAAGAAAATATATTGTACTATTTCACTGGTGTGTATTTTATTATCGATACGAAGCAAAAGACCGTGGAATACGTAAATGCAGGGCATCCGAAAGGATATGCACTAGTAGACGGGGAAAAGACAGTACCGATTACGTCGACGAGCTATGCGGTAGGATTTGTGGAAGATATCAAAATTGAAAAAGCAGTTATACCATATAATTCTTCTATCCAAATTGTCCTCTTTACAGATGGTGTTCTGGAAGCAATGGGTCCGTGTGATCTGGAATCTGAAAAAGAGCTATGTAAAATTGCGAGTAGACACTGGTCGACGGACATTTCACCGATTGACTACTTATTGAAGGGTGAACTGCAACATAATCAGCCGGATGATATGTGTGTATTATTATTGCGCGCTAATAGTTAA
- a CDS encoding alpha-L-glutamate ligase, translated as MAKIYVIHENDDWTRHLVNRLEELNLPYESWHLDEGIVNLTEAPPEGVFYNRMSASSHTRDHRYAPELTGAVLDWLEFHGRKVLNGSNALRLELSKVKQYTALEKHGIKTPKTIAAVGKQQVVEAAKALNIVPFITKHNRAGKGLGVQLFYSIAALEEHLAKPDYEEPVDGIVLIQEYIESPESYITRVEFIGGEYFYSVQVDTSEGFELCPADVCQIGDLFCPVGEEPKEQRAKFEIVENNETKLLENYANFLKDSGIDVAGIEFIRNAKGEVFTYDVNTNTNYNSDAEAKEEKYAMLQLAKFLGQELEKVTAQKVK; from the coding sequence ATGGCAAAAATCTATGTAATCCATGAAAATGATGATTGGACGCGTCACTTAGTAAATCGTTTAGAAGAATTAAACTTACCATATGAATCATGGCATTTGGACGAGGGGATTGTTAACTTAACAGAGGCTCCTCCAGAAGGTGTATTTTATAATCGAATGAGTGCCTCTTCACATACCCGTGATCACCGTTACGCACCTGAACTGACAGGAGCAGTGCTGGACTGGCTGGAATTCCACGGAAGAAAAGTGTTGAATGGCAGTAATGCATTGCGTTTAGAGTTAAGTAAAGTGAAGCAGTATACAGCACTGGAAAAGCACGGAATCAAAACACCGAAAACAATTGCTGCCGTTGGGAAACAGCAAGTTGTTGAAGCTGCAAAAGCATTGAATATCGTACCGTTTATTACGAAGCATAATCGTGCAGGCAAAGGATTAGGTGTTCAGCTATTTTATTCAATCGCTGCATTGGAAGAGCATTTAGCGAAGCCGGATTATGAAGAGCCTGTAGATGGCATTGTGCTGATTCAGGAATACATCGAGTCACCTGAATCTTATATTACACGTGTTGAATTTATTGGCGGCGAGTATTTTTACTCTGTACAAGTGGACACATCCGAAGGGTTCGAGCTTTGTCCGGCAGATGTATGCCAAATTGGCGATCTGTTCTGTCCTGTAGGGGAAGAGCCGAAAGAGCAGCGTGCAAAATTCGAAATTGTCGAAAATAACGAAACAAAGCTGCTTGAAAACTATGCGAATTTCCTGAAAGACAGCGGAATTGATGTAGCAGGCATTGAATTCATCCGCAATGCAAAAGGCGAAGTATTTACGTATGATGTCAATACAAATACGAACTATAATTCGGATGCAGAGGCAAAAGAAGAAAAGTACGCAATGCTGCAGCTTGCTAAGTTTTTAGGGCAGGAACTGGAAAAAGTGACAGCTCAAAAAGTGAAATAA
- a CDS encoding Stalked cell differentiation-controlling protein has product MEFNQRTKKNVLLLWLATGLPLMYGLYFLFPNQPIDWEIFVYLSIFALITTAIPFQIGNTTIILSQWVTLAAFLLYGVGAEMLIVQLSILPIIYQMRNHKDAFYRIIFTSWMFAYTSFFAAGIVHLAGFEVGNSNLTHLLLYGTVFVGFHLFINHTILYVRDRFTGENEKFFSEHILWDYGSATITIPFAITLVILINDIGAPAIFLLGIPFFAITFVAKMYNISERVNYSLSKASEFGHELADRLSAQQIIELFMHRVSQLFAHDAMYLVDNIQGKYVILRARVDGKDIEIQADSDSIRDSFIHICFQTEDKKVFSSAKEWEEDAPDFLPLDMNSVMIVPIHRNQKTEGTLILTARKKNAFEKYQMDIVHLLSTYFAVSLEKAKYLSAAVEKSETCALTGLYNYHYLDKMLLVEQERIKANPHLQFSLLMMDIDYFKRINDTYGHHAGNIILQNFAKLLENFVPEEAVLARYGGEEFVMLLPHRTKDEAVQLGEEIRQCVEVTPFLIESDLAEAGQKELVFITVSIGVSNVPDDTDETKGLLRNADRALYIGAKQAGRNKVAEYSR; this is encoded by the coding sequence ATGGAATTTAATCAAAGAACGAAAAAGAACGTATTATTGCTTTGGTTAGCTACTGGGCTACCCCTCATGTACGGCCTATATTTTCTGTTTCCAAATCAGCCGATCGACTGGGAAATTTTTGTGTATTTATCGATATTCGCGCTCATCACAACAGCCATTCCATTCCAAATTGGAAACACGACGATTATTCTTTCACAATGGGTCACATTGGCAGCCTTTTTGCTGTATGGCGTCGGGGCGGAAATGCTGATTGTCCAATTAAGTATTTTACCGATTATTTACCAGATGAGAAACCATAAAGATGCGTTTTACCGAATCATCTTTACTTCTTGGATGTTTGCCTATACGTCGTTTTTCGCTGCAGGCATTGTTCATTTAGCGGGGTTTGAAGTAGGGAATTCGAATTTAACGCATTTACTGCTTTACGGAACGGTATTTGTCGGGTTCCATTTGTTTATCAACCATACGATTTTATATGTACGCGATCGCTTTACAGGTGAAAACGAAAAGTTTTTCAGTGAACATATATTATGGGATTACGGCAGCGCAACCATTACGATCCCGTTTGCCATTACATTAGTCATCCTGATTAATGATATAGGTGCACCAGCAATTTTCCTGCTCGGTATTCCTTTTTTTGCGATAACATTTGTTGCAAAAATGTACAATATTTCGGAACGGGTCAACTATTCACTCAGTAAAGCAAGCGAGTTTGGTCATGAGTTGGCAGACAGGTTAAGTGCACAGCAAATTATTGAACTGTTTATGCATCGGGTGAGTCAGCTCTTTGCACATGATGCAATGTATCTTGTCGATAATATTCAAGGAAAATATGTGATTTTGCGTGCAAGAGTAGATGGAAAAGATATCGAAATTCAGGCTGATTCAGATTCAATCCGCGATTCATTTATTCATATTTGCTTCCAAACAGAAGACAAAAAGGTATTCTCTAGTGCAAAAGAGTGGGAAGAAGATGCGCCGGATTTCCTCCCACTTGATATGAATAGTGTCATGATTGTTCCAATACACCGTAACCAAAAAACGGAAGGAACATTAATTTTAACGGCACGCAAAAAGAATGCATTTGAAAAGTATCAGATGGATATCGTTCACTTACTGTCGACGTATTTTGCCGTGTCTCTGGAAAAAGCGAAATACTTAAGCGCGGCAGTTGAGAAAAGTGAGACATGTGCATTAACAGGTCTATATAATTATCATTATTTAGATAAGATGCTATTAGTAGAGCAAGAGCGGATTAAGGCGAATCCTCATCTTCAGTTTTCATTATTAATGATGGATATTGATTATTTTAAACGGATTAATGATACGTATGGCCATCATGCGGGAAATATCATCCTTCAAAATTTTGCTAAGCTACTAGAAAACTTTGTTCCGGAAGAAGCGGTTTTAGCTAGGTATGGTGGAGAGGAATTTGTCATGCTTTTACCGCATAGGACGAAGGATGAGGCAGTCCAATTAGGTGAAGAAATTCGTCAATGTGTAGAAGTAACACCATTTTTAATTGAATCCGATTTAGCCGAAGCCGGTCAGAAAGAGCTGGTGTTTATTACAGTGAGTATCGGTGTTTCAAATGTCCCGGATGACACGGATGAAACGAAAGGGCTTTTACGCAATGCCGACCGTGCACTGTATATCGGAGCAAAACAGGCAGGTCGCAATAAAGTAGCAGAGTATTCACGTTAA
- a CDS encoding GNAT family acetyltransferase: protein MNIRKANRDDAPGIAKVHVDSWRTTYKGIIPQSFLDGLSYEQRTKLWEKNISDQTNTIYVAENENKIIGFVTGGTRSTNKEVGASDLTSIYLLEEWQGQRVGKKLLNQIMTSFLEQGYQKIYVDVLADNKTKQFYQYYGAEYIKTVQLSIGGKTLDEEIYVWNSVEKVIQQSK from the coding sequence ATGAATATTCGAAAAGCAAATAGAGACGATGCACCGGGGATTGCAAAAGTGCATGTTGATAGTTGGAGAACTACATATAAAGGCATTATACCCCAAAGCTTTTTAGATGGATTAAGCTATGAACAACGTACAAAACTGTGGGAAAAAAATATTTCAGATCAAACGAATACGATTTATGTAGCAGAAAATGAAAATAAAATTATAGGTTTTGTCACAGGGGGTACACGTAGTACAAATAAAGAGGTTGGAGCAAGTGACTTAACTTCGATTTATTTACTTGAAGAATGGCAGGGCCAACGCGTTGGGAAAAAGCTATTAAATCAAATCATGACTTCCTTTTTAGAACAAGGCTACCAAAAAATATATGTGGATGTATTAGCAGACAATAAAACAAAACAGTTTTACCAATATTATGGTGCTGAGTATATCAAAACGGTTCAATTAAGTATTGGAGGTAAGACATTAGATGAAGAGATTTATGTATGGAATAGTGTAGAAAAAGTAATCCAACAATCAAAATAA